A single window of Methylomarinum sp. Ch1-1 DNA harbors:
- the murC gene encoding UDP-N-acetylmuramate--L-alanine ligase, which translates to MNRPDLHPAQVLSNIDRIHFVGIGGTGMSGIAEVLSNLGYHVSGSDLKESSVTRRLENMGVVVHYGHSDSHIDGVDVVVTSTAVNHENPEVKGAIARRIPVIPRAEMLAELMRFRFGIAVAGTHGKTTTTSLIASMLAEDGLDPTFVIGGRLNSAGSNAKLGLGKYLVAEADESDASFLYLQPMMAVVTNIDQDHMETYGGSYQRLKETFLEFLHHLPFYGLAVLCMDDAGVGEIIPKVSKPIRTYGVHEEADVRAVDIEQDGMQTRFTVLRWAPYAPLQVTLNMPGWHNMLNSLAAITIATTLGVDDRAIINSLLDFKGIGRRFQINADIDYQGGKLTLVDDYGHHPREVAATLEAMRQAWPHRRSLVVFQPHRYTRTRDLFEEFVEVLSTVDMLIILDIYSAGEEPINGADGQTLCRAIRVRGQVEPVFVKNREELPEILAAMVQKDDVIMTMGAGNVGQIAAELPQKLAEALQHG; encoded by the coding sequence ATGAATAGGCCAGACTTACACCCGGCCCAGGTTTTAAGCAATATCGACAGGATTCACTTTGTCGGCATCGGCGGCACCGGCATGAGCGGCATTGCCGAGGTGTTGTCAAATCTGGGCTACCATGTGTCCGGTTCCGATCTCAAGGAAAGCTCGGTGACGCGGAGACTGGAAAACATGGGCGTCGTGGTGCATTACGGTCATAGCGACAGCCATATCGATGGCGTCGATGTGGTAGTGACCTCGACCGCGGTGAATCACGAAAATCCGGAGGTCAAAGGAGCTATTGCCCGCAGAATACCGGTGATTCCCAGGGCCGAAATGTTGGCCGAATTGATGCGCTTTCGTTTCGGCATAGCGGTTGCCGGCACCCATGGCAAAACTACGACTACCAGCCTGATTGCCAGCATGCTGGCGGAAGATGGCCTGGATCCGACCTTTGTCATCGGCGGGCGTCTAAACAGCGCCGGCTCTAACGCCAAGCTCGGCCTGGGTAAATATCTGGTCGCCGAAGCCGATGAAAGCGACGCCTCGTTCCTGTATCTGCAACCGATGATGGCGGTGGTGACCAATATCGATCAGGACCACATGGAAACCTATGGCGGCAGCTATCAGCGCTTAAAAGAGACGTTTCTCGAATTCCTGCATCATCTGCCCTTTTACGGTTTGGCGGTTTTGTGTATGGATGACGCCGGGGTCGGGGAGATTATCCCTAAGGTGTCGAAACCGATTCGAACCTATGGCGTCCACGAAGAAGCCGATGTGCGCGCCGTTGATATCGAACAGGACGGTATGCAGACTCGCTTCACCGTGTTGCGTTGGGCGCCCTATGCGCCATTGCAAGTCACGTTGAATATGCCGGGTTGGCACAACATGTTGAATTCCCTGGCCGCGATCACTATCGCGACGACCTTGGGCGTCGATGATCGCGCGATAATCAATAGTTTGCTCGATTTCAAGGGCATAGGCAGGCGGTTCCAGATCAATGCCGACATCGACTATCAGGGCGGCAAACTGACCTTGGTCGATGATTATGGTCATCATCCTCGGGAAGTGGCGGCGACGCTGGAGGCGATGCGCCAGGCCTGGCCGCATAGGCGGTCGTTAGTGGTTTTTCAGCCGCATCGTTATACCCGAACACGCGACCTGTTTGAGGAATTTGTCGAAGTGCTTTCGACGGTTGATATGTTGATCATCCTGGATATTTATTCGGCCGGTGAGGAGCCGATTAACGGCGCCGATGGACAAACCTTGTGCCGGGCGATACGGGTGCGCGGGCAAGTGGAGCCGGTATTCGTCAAGAACCGGGAGGAACTTCCAGAAATCCTGGCCGCGATGGTGCAGAAAGACGATGTGATCATGACCATGGGGGCCGGCAATGTCGGTCAGATAGCCGCGGAATTGCCGCAGAAATTGGCGGAGGCTTTACAACATGGTTAA
- the murB gene encoding UDP-N-acetylmuramate dehydrogenase: MVKAGKLLANEPLAKYTSWRVGGPAEKMYLPSDKDDLIRFIAAQPEHEEIFWLGLGSNLLVRDGGIQGVVINSRGRLKEMKLLDSARVYVEAGVPCAHVARYCSDLGLTGAEFLAGIPGTMGGALRMNAGAFGGETWNIVDCVEMINHRGEVSKRDKNDFEVAYRSVKGLAGEWFLSVELILTQGESVLSQQKIKALLERRATTQPTNKPTCGSVFKNPPGDYAARLIEACGLKGFCIGGACVSEKHANFIENQGHATSADIETLIDHIRTQVEEKQGVSLQTEVCIVGERI; encoded by the coding sequence ATGGTTAAGGCCGGAAAATTGCTGGCAAACGAGCCGCTGGCGAAATACACCAGCTGGCGGGTCGGTGGGCCGGCGGAGAAGATGTATCTGCCGAGCGATAAGGATGATCTGATACGATTCATCGCCGCCCAGCCCGAGCATGAAGAAATATTCTGGCTGGGACTGGGCAGTAATTTGCTGGTTCGAGACGGCGGCATACAAGGTGTCGTGATCAACAGTCGGGGACGATTGAAGGAAATGAAGCTGCTTGATTCGGCCCGGGTCTATGTCGAAGCCGGCGTTCCCTGTGCCCATGTGGCCCGCTATTGCAGCGATTTAGGCTTGACCGGCGCCGAATTTCTGGCCGGTATCCCAGGCACGATGGGCGGGGCGTTGAGAATGAATGCCGGCGCCTTCGGAGGCGAGACCTGGAATATTGTCGACTGCGTGGAGATGATCAATCATCGCGGCGAGGTCAGCAAGCGCGACAAAAATGACTTTGAGGTCGCTTATCGTTCGGTGAAAGGGCTAGCCGGTGAATGGTTTTTGTCGGTGGAGTTGATATTGACTCAGGGCGAATCGGTACTGAGTCAGCAGAAAATCAAGGCCTTGCTGGAACGACGAGCCACGACCCAACCCACCAACAAGCCTACTTGTGGCTCGGTGTTCAAGAATCCGCCCGGCGATTATGCCGCGCGACTGATCGAGGCCTGTGGCTTGAAAGGATTTTGCATCGGTGGGGCCTGTGTATCGGAGAAACACGCTAATTTCATCGAGAACCAGGGGCATGCGACTTCGGCGGACATAGAAACACTGATTGACCATATTCGCACCCAGGTCGAGGAAAAACAGGGGGTCAGCCTGCAAACCGAAGTCTGTATCGTCGGAGAGAGGATATGA
- a CDS encoding D-alanine--D-alanine ligase, giving the protein MKARRINKAADFGVVAVLMGGSAAEREISLNSGGAVYSALRRQGVEALAIDVKDNPIAALAGLNVDRVFNIVHGRGGEDGVLQAVLEVLGIPYTGSGVMASALAMDKLRTKLCWRGMGLQTPEWRLLEGDDDIDACIEQLGAPLIVKPAQEGSSLGMSKAADREELVQAFRLATGYRCDVYAEQWVQGCEYTIALLDGEALPVIRLQTPNQFYDFEAKYRADTTEYHCPCGLDKGQEQALQQLAVKACAGLAVRGWARVDAFIDDNGQAQLIEVNTVPGMTDHSLVPMAAKAAGIDFDELVWRILETSFDD; this is encoded by the coding sequence ATGAAAGCGAGGCGGATCAATAAGGCGGCGGATTTCGGGGTGGTCGCGGTGTTGATGGGCGGCAGCGCCGCGGAACGCGAGATTTCCCTGAACAGCGGTGGCGCGGTGTATTCGGCCTTGCGGCGGCAAGGCGTGGAGGCGCTGGCGATCGACGTCAAGGATAATCCGATTGCGGCTTTGGCCGGACTAAACGTCGATCGCGTGTTCAATATCGTTCATGGGCGCGGCGGCGAAGACGGCGTCTTGCAGGCGGTTTTGGAGGTGCTGGGCATCCCTTATACCGGTTCCGGCGTCATGGCGTCGGCGTTGGCGATGGATAAACTGAGGACGAAGCTTTGCTGGCGAGGCATGGGGTTGCAGACGCCCGAATGGCGATTGTTAGAGGGTGACGACGATATCGATGCTTGCATCGAGCAATTGGGGGCGCCGCTGATTGTCAAGCCGGCCCAGGAAGGATCCAGTCTGGGCATGAGCAAAGCCGCCGATCGGGAGGAGTTGGTCCAGGCGTTTCGATTGGCGACAGGCTATCGCTGCGATGTCTACGCCGAACAATGGGTGCAAGGCTGCGAATATACGATAGCGTTATTGGATGGCGAGGCGTTACCGGTTATTCGTTTGCAGACGCCGAATCAATTTTATGATTTCGAGGCTAAATATCGCGCCGACACGACCGAATATCATTGCCCGTGCGGTTTGGATAAAGGCCAAGAGCAGGCCTTGCAACAGCTGGCTGTTAAGGCCTGCGCCGGATTGGCGGTGCGCGGTTGGGCCAGGGTCGATGCCTTTATCGACGATAATGGTCAGGCTCAATTGATCGAAGTCAATACCGTGCCTGGCATGACCGATCACAGTCTGGTGCCGATGGCGGCGAAGGCGGCCGGCATCGATTTTGACGAGCTGGTTTGGCGCATATTGGAAACCAGTTTCGATGACTAA
- a CDS encoding cell division protein FtsQ/DivIB, with protein MTKSTVIRGASVVGLLGVTLSYGWVEIKAQGADLMPINYVRVEGAFQYIGRDEIKKVLAKQLMHGFYNADLQRIQDSVTALSWVEKVEVQRVWPDAIKVRIREQRPVARWGGDSLLNARGELFVPASVAGFESLPVITGPEGQEQKLLEVMKGLSIALRDRAMVLKEFYVNERRAWKVVLTNGMEIKLGRKAPLANIQRFLRTVELLGPERVAMMATVDLRYPNGYAVTWKANAEKIDWEDIVNKESNRA; from the coding sequence ATGACTAAGTCTACCGTAATCAGGGGCGCCTCTGTTGTCGGCCTGCTGGGCGTGACGCTGAGTTACGGCTGGGTGGAGATAAAGGCCCAAGGCGCCGACCTGATGCCGATTAACTATGTCAGGGTCGAAGGAGCGTTTCAGTATATCGGTCGGGATGAGATTAAAAAGGTATTGGCGAAACAGTTGATGCACGGCTTTTACAATGCCGACCTGCAACGGATACAGGACTCGGTGACGGCGCTATCCTGGGTGGAGAAGGTCGAGGTGCAACGGGTGTGGCCGGATGCGATCAAGGTTCGGATTCGCGAGCAACGGCCGGTGGCGCGCTGGGGCGGCGACAGTCTGCTCAATGCTCGAGGGGAATTGTTCGTGCCGGCTAGCGTTGCAGGATTTGAAAGTTTGCCGGTCATCACCGGTCCCGAAGGGCAGGAGCAGAAATTATTGGAAGTGATGAAGGGGCTGTCGATCGCCTTGCGGGATCGGGCGATGGTGTTAAAAGAATTTTATGTCAATGAAAGGAGAGCCTGGAAGGTGGTGTTGACGAACGGCATGGAAATTAAGCTGGGTAGGAAGGCGCCGCTGGCGAATATTCAGCGGTTTTTGCGGACTGTCGAGCTGTTGGGGCCGGAACGAGTGGCGATGATGGCGACCGTGGATTTGAGATATCCGAATGGCTACGCAGTGACATGGAAAGCCAATGCTGAAAAAATAGATTGGGAAGACATTGTGAATAAAGAATCGAACCGAGCATAA
- the ftsA gene encoding cell division protein FtsA — MAKKTDRNLLVGLDIGTSKVAAVVGEFTGGDDLEVIGIGTAPSRGLKKGVVVNLESTVTSIQRAVEEAELMAGCQIRSVFAGIAGSHIKSLNSHGIVAIKDKEVTQYDIDRVIDSARAVAIPADQKILHILPQEFVIDQQDGIKEPIGMSGIRLEAKVHMVTGSVSAAQNIIKCIRRCGLEVDDIVLEQLASCTAVLTDDEKDLGVCLIDIGGGTTDIAIFSEGAIKHTAVIPIAGDQVSNDIAVALRTPTKNAEEIKKQYACALTQLADAQQTIDVPSIGDREPRKISAQNLAEIIEPRYEELMLLVQAELRRSGYEDLIAAGMVLTGGSSKVKGLVELAEEIFHMPVRMGMPQHVSGLTDVVQNPIYSTGVGLLLYGREHQGRAEGLNDEGVGLLATMKNWFQGNF, encoded by the coding sequence ATGGCTAAAAAGACAGATCGTAATTTATTGGTGGGTTTGGATATCGGTACTTCCAAGGTCGCCGCCGTCGTCGGTGAATTCACTGGAGGCGATGACCTTGAGGTTATCGGCATTGGCACCGCGCCATCGAGAGGATTAAAGAAAGGGGTGGTGGTGAATCTTGAGTCTACCGTGACGTCGATACAGCGCGCGGTGGAAGAGGCGGAATTGATGGCGGGCTGTCAGATCCGGTCGGTGTTCGCCGGGATAGCCGGCAGCCATATCAAGAGCCTGAATTCACATGGTATCGTTGCGATCAAGGACAAGGAGGTGACGCAATACGATATCGACCGGGTGATTGATTCGGCTAGAGCGGTGGCGATACCGGCCGACCAGAAGATACTGCATATTCTGCCGCAAGAATTTGTCATCGATCAGCAAGACGGCATCAAGGAACCGATCGGAATGTCCGGCATTCGGTTGGAGGCCAAGGTGCATATGGTGACTGGTAGCGTCAGCGCGGCGCAGAACATCATTAAGTGCATCCGCCGCTGCGGTTTGGAGGTCGATGACATCGTGCTCGAGCAGTTGGCGTCCTGTACAGCGGTGTTAACCGATGATGAAAAGGATTTGGGGGTATGTCTGATTGATATCGGCGGCGGCACCACCGACATCGCGATTTTTTCCGAGGGTGCGATTAAGCATACCGCGGTGATTCCGATTGCCGGCGATCAGGTCAGTAACGATATCGCCGTGGCATTGCGGACGCCGACTAAAAATGCCGAAGAAATTAAGAAGCAATATGCCTGTGCATTGACGCAGTTGGCCGATGCGCAGCAAACGATAGATGTTCCTAGTATTGGAGACCGGGAACCGAGAAAGATTTCCGCGCAAAACCTGGCGGAAATCATCGAGCCGCGTTACGAAGAGCTGATGTTGCTGGTGCAAGCAGAATTGCGTCGTAGCGGCTATGAGGACCTAATTGCGGCTGGCATGGTTTTGACCGGCGGCAGTTCAAAGGTCAAGGGGTTAGTGGAATTGGCGGAAGAAATTTTTCACATGCCAGTCCGCATGGGTATGCCACAACATGTGTCGGGATTGACCGATGTGGTGCAAAACCCAATTTATTCTACTGGGGTAGGATTGTTGTTGTATGGAAGGGAACACCAGGGTCGAGCCGAGGGACTGAACGATGAGGGCGTTGGTCTGTTGGCGACGATGAAAAATTGGTTTCAGGGTAATTTTTAG
- the ftsZ gene encoding cell division protein FtsZ — MKYELMDMCSENAVIKVIGVGGGGGNAVDHMVEGSIDGVHFICANTDAQALRGLNVDTKIQLGVELTKGLGAGTKPEIGKEAAEENKERLKEEIEGADMVFLTAGMGGGTGTGAISVIAEVAKEMGVLTVAVVTKPFEFEGKKKKAVAEAGIRELEKHVDSLIIIPNQKLLPVLGNNLSLTNAFKAANDVLLDAVQGITELITHPGLINVDFADVKTVMSSMGTAIMGSGIAEGDNRAREAAEKAIACPLLEDISLQGAKGILVNITAAEMDLTEFDEIGSIMHTFASEEADMKIGTAINPEMGNAIKVTVVATGMGEKAIAAAPVKLVQKAATGELNYDVLDKPTVIRKNRPENRETRFGAQPKSDMDLDYLDVPAFLRRQAD, encoded by the coding sequence ATGAAATATGAATTGATGGATATGTGTAGCGAAAATGCCGTCATTAAGGTCATCGGTGTCGGTGGCGGTGGTGGAAATGCCGTGGATCACATGGTCGAAGGCAGCATCGACGGGGTGCATTTTATTTGCGCCAACACCGATGCGCAGGCGTTGCGAGGCCTGAATGTCGACACCAAGATCCAGTTAGGGGTGGAATTGACCAAGGGCCTCGGCGCCGGCACCAAGCCGGAAATAGGCAAAGAGGCGGCTGAAGAAAATAAGGAACGCCTCAAAGAAGAGATTGAAGGGGCAGATATGGTGTTCCTGACCGCCGGCATGGGCGGAGGCACCGGCACCGGCGCTATCTCGGTGATTGCCGAAGTGGCCAAGGAGATGGGGGTGTTAACGGTAGCCGTGGTGACCAAACCCTTCGAGTTTGAAGGTAAGAAGAAAAAGGCTGTCGCGGAAGCGGGCATCAGAGAGCTGGAAAAGCATGTCGATTCCTTGATTATTATTCCGAATCAGAAGCTGCTGCCGGTGTTAGGCAATAACTTATCGCTGACCAATGCTTTCAAGGCGGCCAATGATGTGTTGCTGGATGCGGTGCAAGGCATCACCGAACTGATTACCCATCCAGGGCTGATAAACGTCGATTTCGCCGATGTCAAAACGGTGATGAGCAGCATGGGCACCGCGATCATGGGCTCTGGGATTGCTGAAGGCGATAATCGGGCTAGAGAGGCGGCGGAAAAGGCGATCGCCTGCCCGTTATTGGAAGACATCAGTTTGCAAGGCGCCAAAGGCATACTGGTCAATATCACCGCGGCGGAAATGGATCTGACCGAGTTCGATGAAATCGGCAGCATCATGCATACCTTTGCCTCGGAAGAGGCCGACATGAAGATCGGCACCGCGATTAATCCGGAGATGGGCAATGCCATTAAGGTGACCGTGGTCGCGACCGGCATGGGCGAAAAGGCGATTGCCGCGGCGCCGGTCAAGCTGGTGCAAAAGGCCGCCACCGGCGAACTGAATTACGATGTGCTGGATAAGCCGACCGTGATTCGTAAGAACAGACCGGAGAATCGGGAAACACGCTTCGGGGCGCAACCGAAAAGCGATATGGATCTAGATTATCTCGACGTACCGGCCTTTTTAAGACGACAGGCTGATTAA
- the lpxC gene encoding UDP-3-O-acyl-N-acetylglucosamine deacetylase: MIKQRTLKNTIRATGVGLHTGDKVYLTLHPAEPDTGIRFRRIDLAEPVMIEAKPENVGETMLSTTLIQDGVKVATVEHLLSALAGLGIDNAIIDVSAAEVPIMDGSAGPFVFLLQSAGVTEQECPKQYIRIKKSIRVDDNDKWAAFEPFDGFKVTFTIDFEHPAFSDHLKTAVMDFSSTTFVKEVSRARTFGFMKDIEFLRERNLALGGSLDNAIVVDDDKVLNEDGLRYADEFVKHKILDAIGDLYLLGHSLIGEFKGFKSGHALNNKLLLTLLADRDAWEMVTFENDEDAPISFMRSAHTPIPPAN; this comes from the coding sequence ATGATTAAACAGCGAACATTAAAAAATACGATACGGGCCACCGGTGTAGGGCTGCATACTGGAGACAAGGTTTACCTGACCTTGCATCCCGCCGAGCCTGATACCGGTATCCGTTTTCGTCGCATCGATCTGGCTGAACCGGTTATGATCGAGGCGAAGCCGGAAAATGTCGGCGAAACGATGTTGTCTACGACGCTGATTCAGGATGGCGTTAAAGTCGCCACCGTCGAACATCTTTTATCCGCCTTGGCCGGCCTCGGGATCGATAACGCCATTATCGATGTCAGTGCGGCAGAAGTGCCGATCATGGATGGCAGCGCCGGTCCCTTTGTGTTTTTATTGCAATCCGCCGGTGTCACCGAGCAGGAATGCCCTAAACAATATATACGGATCAAGAAGTCGATTCGTGTCGATGATAATGACAAATGGGCGGCTTTCGAACCGTTTGATGGCTTTAAGGTGACATTCACGATTGATTTCGAGCATCCGGCCTTTTCCGATCATTTGAAAACTGCGGTGATGGATTTTTCCTCGACCACCTTCGTCAAGGAAGTCAGTCGGGCGCGTACCTTCGGTTTCATGAAGGATATCGAATTCTTGCGCGAGAGAAATCTAGCTCTAGGGGGTAGCCTGGATAACGCCATCGTCGTCGATGATGATAAGGTGTTAAATGAAGATGGCTTGCGTTATGCCGACGAGTTCGTCAAACACAAGATTCTCGACGCCATCGGCGATCTCTATTTGCTGGGACACAGCTTGATCGGCGAATTCAAAGGCTTTAAATCGGGGCACGCCTTGAATAATAAGCTGTTGCTGACATTGTTGGCGGATCGTGACGCTTGGGAAATGGTCACCTTCGAAAACGATGAGGATGCGCCGATTTCCTTCATGCGCTCGGCACATACACCTATTCCGCCGGCTAATTAA
- a CDS encoding DciA family protein, which produces MPKQSQSFKSVLNYPQRLFTIYQHKINQQTQLLALIKSAIPAQLADHALHCVLSGKKILLYTDSAIWSSQLRFYQQTILGQLHEHGYRGIETLQIKVTPQQIADEHPSNVKIPCRKNIELIRQQGMQQSDDRLNRALLRLSETLDRLSTQKD; this is translated from the coding sequence ATGCCTAAGCAATCCCAATCTTTCAAGTCGGTTCTGAATTATCCTCAACGATTATTCACTATTTATCAACATAAAATTAACCAGCAAACACAACTGCTCGCACTGATCAAGTCGGCAATACCGGCACAACTTGCCGATCATGCCTTGCATTGTGTGCTTAGCGGGAAGAAAATCCTACTGTATACCGATTCGGCTATCTGGTCATCGCAGTTGCGCTTCTATCAGCAGACCATCCTCGGCCAGTTACATGAGCATGGTTATCGCGGCATCGAAACGCTGCAGATCAAGGTAACCCCTCAGCAAATAGCCGATGAACACCCGTCCAACGTTAAAATACCGTGTCGAAAAAATATAGAATTGATTCGTCAGCAAGGCATGCAGCAAAGCGACGATCGCCTGAATAGAGCGCTGTTAAGGCTCAGTGAGACGCTGGACAGACTGTCAACTCAGAAGGATTAA
- a CDS encoding NAD(P)H-dependent oxidoreductase subunit E, whose product MKQFLDMVLESAERQPVRLLRILRAVQDRYRHIPEQAIDIIAEQLKISRTEIIAVVEFYSFFHRQPQGRYDILISDSITDWMLDKANIMSYLSKVLKVDVGTVRGDGLVSLNNTSCTGMCDQGPAGLINGYALTRLDRPKIDDMAVLIEQAVPLSEWPAEFFQVSDNIQRPGLLLQQAIAPGSGLTRALARGLKETLTEIEKSGLRGRGGAGFSTAMKWRFCAEAQSDRRYVVCNADEGEPGTFKDRVLLNSYADQVFEGMTLCAALIGAEQGYLYLRGEYRHLEDKLQKILQQRRDDGLLGQNILGQELNFDIEICMGAGAYICGEESALIESLEGKCGIPRNRPPYPVTQGYLHKPTVVNNVETFMAAAAIAVNGGDWFKGAGTERSAGSKILSISGDCAKPGIYEYPFGVAIKQILSDCGAVDVQGVQVGGPSGSFISDQELERQLAFEDLATGGSFIVFNNSRHVLDVVKNFTHFFAHESCGFCTPCRVGTSLLKKQLDKIVDGHGSAGDVAALEELCQLVKNYSHCGLGQTAANPVLTTLQRYPELYQRQLKKISYEPGFDLDGALEVARRMANRDDAGAHLTQVEE is encoded by the coding sequence ATGAAACAATTTCTTGATATGGTGCTTGAGTCGGCCGAACGTCAACCCGTCAGGCTGTTGCGAATTCTTCGGGCGGTGCAGGATCGGTATCGCCATATTCCCGAACAGGCCATAGACATCATTGCCGAGCAGTTAAAGATTAGTCGAACCGAAATCATCGCCGTCGTGGAGTTTTATAGTTTTTTCCATCGACAGCCTCAGGGTCGCTATGACATCTTGATCAGTGATTCGATCACCGATTGGATGCTCGATAAAGCCAACATCATGTCCTATCTGTCCAAGGTGTTGAAGGTCGATGTGGGCACAGTTCGCGGCGATGGTCTGGTCAGTTTGAACAATACCTCTTGTACCGGCATGTGTGACCAGGGTCCGGCCGGATTGATCAATGGCTATGCGCTGACCCGCCTGGATCGGCCTAAGATCGATGATATGGCGGTCTTGATAGAGCAAGCGGTGCCGCTTTCCGAATGGCCGGCGGAATTTTTTCAGGTCAGCGATAACATACAGAGACCCGGTTTGCTGTTGCAACAGGCCATAGCGCCTGGCTCAGGATTAACCCGGGCCTTGGCCAGGGGGCTAAAGGAGACGCTGACGGAAATCGAAAAATCCGGTCTACGTGGGCGGGGAGGCGCCGGCTTCAGCACCGCGATGAAATGGCGATTTTGCGCCGAGGCACAGAGCGATCGCCGCTATGTCGTTTGTAATGCCGATGAAGGCGAGCCGGGAACCTTTAAGGATCGGGTGTTACTGAACAGCTATGCCGACCAGGTGTTTGAAGGCATGACGCTATGTGCCGCATTGATTGGCGCCGAACAAGGATATTTATATTTGCGTGGCGAATATCGGCACCTGGAGGACAAATTACAGAAGATCCTGCAGCAGCGTCGTGATGACGGATTGCTGGGGCAGAATATTCTCGGCCAGGAGCTGAACTTCGATATCGAGATCTGTATGGGTGCGGGCGCTTATATTTGTGGTGAGGAGTCGGCGTTGATCGAATCACTGGAAGGAAAATGCGGCATTCCTCGTAACCGTCCGCCCTATCCGGTTACGCAAGGATATTTGCATAAGCCGACCGTAGTCAATAATGTGGAAACCTTCATGGCGGCTGCGGCGATCGCGGTCAACGGCGGGGACTGGTTCAAAGGAGCGGGCACCGAGCGGTCGGCCGGCAGCAAGATATTGAGCATCAGTGGCGATTGCGCTAAGCCCGGCATCTATGAGTATCCGTTTGGGGTCGCGATCAAGCAGATATTGAGCGATTGCGGCGCCGTCGATGTGCAAGGCGTGCAGGTCGGCGGGCCTTCCGGCAGTTTCATTTCCGATCAGGAATTGGAACGTCAACTGGCGTTTGAAGATTTGGCGACCGGCGGCTCATTCATCGTGTTCAATAACAGCCGGCATGTGCTCGACGTGGTTAAGAATTTCACTCATTTTTTTGCCCATGAAAGCTGTGGTTTCTGCACGCCTTGTCGGGTCGGTACGTCGTTGTTGAAAAAACAGCTGGACAAGATTGTAGACGGTCATGGGTCGGCGGGCGATGTAGCGGCCTTGGAGGAGCTATGCCAGTTAGTCAAAAATTACAGCCATTGCGGTTTGGGGCAAACCGCCGCGAATCCGGTATTGACGACGTTGCAACGCTATCCTGAACTGTATCAGAGGCAGTTGAAAAAAATCAGCTACGAGCCCGGCTTCGATCTCGATGGGGCCTTGGAGGTGGCGAGGCGCATGGCCAATCGCGATGACGCCGGCGCGCATTTGACTCAGGTGGAGGAATAA
- a CDS encoding 2Fe-2S iron-sulfur cluster-binding protein, protein MSKTIRIDGKEIPFEEGQTIMEAASAADVYIPHLCHHPDYTPHGSCKLCSVQVNGRNCTACTFPALEGQDIISQSQELQEDRQRITQMLFVEGNHFCPGCEKTGNCQLQAVGYYLNMLDNHFPHFYARREMDASHPDILIDHNRCIFCNLCVRASREKDGKNVFAISGRGINKRLVVNSSSGQLKDSDIDVNDSAVHICPTGAILIKRQGFRVPIGQRIYDHHQIDEVALEQESESHGR, encoded by the coding sequence ATGAGTAAGACGATCCGCATAGATGGTAAAGAAATTCCTTTTGAGGAAGGGCAAACGATCATGGAGGCGGCTAGCGCCGCCGACGTCTATATTCCGCATCTTTGTCATCATCCCGATTACACCCCACATGGCAGTTGCAAGTTGTGTTCGGTGCAGGTGAACGGGCGAAATTGCACGGCCTGCACTTTTCCGGCCTTGGAAGGTCAGGACATCATCAGTCAAAGTCAGGAACTGCAGGAGGACAGACAGAGGATCACGCAAATGCTGTTCGTCGAAGGCAATCATTTCTGTCCCGGTTGCGAAAAGACCGGTAATTGTCAGTTACAGGCGGTCGGTTATTATTTGAACATGCTGGATAATCATTTTCCCCATTTTTATGCCCGACGGGAAATGGATGCCTCCCATCCCGATATTCTGATCGACCACAATCGGTGCATTTTCTGTAATCTGTGTGTACGGGCCAGCCGGGAAAAAGACGGCAAGAATGTCTTCGCGATCAGCGGGCGAGGGATCAATAAGCGCCTGGTCGTCAACTCCAGCAGCGGCCAACTGAAAGACAGCGATATCGATGTCAACGATAGCGCCGTACACATCTGTCCCACCGGAGCCATCCTGATTAAACGGCAAGGTTTTCGGGTGCCGATCGGGCAGCGTATCTATGATCATCATCAGATTGATGAGGTGGCGTTAGAGCAGGAGAGTGAAAGCCATGGCAGATAA